CCGGCAGAAGATCAAGATGTGGCAAAACATATCCAGAATCACTGCCTCCCTGGGGCTCTTGTCTTTCCTCCCCAAACCTAGCAGTTCTGCCAGCAACCTTGGAGTGGATTAAGGTGAGGGTAGAGAGCAAACAGTTCAGGAGTAAAAGATCCTTTTGAATCACCCCATCCTGGATTCCTAGGAAGGTCTCTTTCCTCCTGTTGTGAGTTCCCTCCCTCCTTGTTTTCCTCATCCAAAGAAACAttattggggtggggggaaggaggtaaTCTATTCGAACCCTCTTATTCACTTAGCCCGTACTCCTGCATCTCTTCCAAGGTGGTGGTTTTTTCCAGCAGGTCCATGGAATGCACATCCAGGTATTTCCTgccatttggggggaaaaaaatgggaGGTAATCGGAGGACCACCATGGCAATTGGATTGAGAATCAAGAGGCCTGATTCTAGTCATAGTTTTTATCAGCTTTCTGCTTGACCCTCTCAAAGtgtgtttccttatctgtaaaatgaagcagttttGACTAGGTGAATCCTAAAATCCTTCTCCTGCTGGATGAGACATTTCCCACATTCATCACCCTTAACCAGATCTCTCTCCCAGCCCCACCCGGCGTCCCAGTTCCAACCTCCAGCTCACCATAAGTAGATCCGGGGCTGAGGAAGTGGCGGCTGCGGAGAAAGAGGGCTGTGTGACAATACTGTTAGGTTAGTGGGAGCCCCAGGAATCTCTGCGCTCGGCCATTCTAAAGGGAAATCCGAAGGGGTGAAGCAGGCGAGACTGCCCGGAGCTCGGAGTCACAGTTCCCGGCACTCCCCACCCCATTCCCAGGGATGCGGCGAAGATGCCTCAGAGATAAAAATCCGGGCTTCTGAAGTTCTTCGCGGAGAGGCTAGGGGAGCAAGTCTTGCAAAAGACTGGCCAGGCCCAGAGAAAACACTAAGGGGCCGGAGATCCCAAAAGCCGACCCGCTCTCCAGGATTACAGAGAAAGCTAAGGGTAAAGCTCCGGGACGAATATCAGTGAGCAGACGAACGTGCCCCGCCCTCACCGGCAGCAGGTTGGCGCCTGGCTCCTCCTCTTTGCTTTCTCCTGCAGGTTCCGACTCTAACTCTAGATTTGACTCTTTCTCCGTCCCTAAATTCAGCGCTGCCTCCTGATTCAGGCCAAGGGCCGCGTCCAGCAGCCTCTCAGAGTTTGACCTCAAGCCCGATCCCAGTACAGAGTTTACTCCAGAAACTCCACTAGATTTTCTCCGTTCCATCGTGTCACCTGCGGCTGCCGCTGCCCCAGCCTCTGCGGTCCCTCGGTCTTGTATGCCTTCAGGCCTAGGCTACGGCTCCGAGCATCGAGGCCCTGCCCTCTGTAGTACACGTTAGCCAATCAGGACCAAGAAATAGTCTGGTTCTGCCAATCCGTGAGAAGCGTCGTTGCTGGGTTAGCGGTTGCTAAGGTAGCTTTGAGGGAGGGGTAAAGGCGTGACAGGAGTTAAGAACGGAccaataaatggaaaaatattgcGCAAACGCAATATTTTCTGCCGCGTATAGATGTTCAGTTCTCTCaatattaccaataaagaaaaGGGTGGGGTTACTCGGATAGAGAAAATGTAGTATGCAGGCGGTTGCTATGGTACTTGGTCATTTCACCAATCAAGGGGAAGAAGATGGGCTGCTGGGTAAGAAGGCAGGAGGCAGGAGGCAGTTCTAAACTCGAGGTTCTGAccaataggaaaagaaaacacacaagTTTTTCTGCGTGCCCGCCCACTCCTCGGCGCCTGCGCACTGTGGAGGAATTCGATGCGACATCCGGTGACGTACATCATGGCGGCGTTTGGTGGAGGCTGGAACAGGTGAGTGATCTCCTGGAACTGTTGATGGCCCGGACCCGGGGGAGGAGGCCTCTGGTCATGTGGAGAGCTGTCTTTCTGGGAAAagataagagggaaggagggggaaaaggagtaAGGCCTCATCGCCCCCGCCGGAATCCTGAGTCTCCCCGGGCCCCGCCTCTCCCCAGGTGAAGGAGGAGCCGCCCAGGGTCGCCCACTTTCTTTGCTGCCATGTCGGGGGCCGGCAACAAGCGCGCAGCCGGGGATGGGGGCTCGGGCCCCTCGGAGAAGAAGCCGAATCGAGAGGAGAAGACCACGACCACCCTTATTGAGCCCATCCGCCTGGGGGGCATCTCCTCCACGGTCAGTGCAGCCCCTCCTCCTCTTTACCTACCTCACCCTTCTCCGCGCTCCCCGTCCAACCCCCTCCGCACACGCCTCACCCCCATCCCTGGTGCTCATCCCCGCGGCAACACCTGACCCAGGGCGTTGGGAAGGACCCCGAAATTGGGACTCAAAACAAGAAACTTGGGTCCGGAACCTGGCCAGGGCCAAGCCAGTCCGTGCCCTAGGAGCTGCAGGTCTGCAAGAGGTCAACTCCCAAGAATGGAGCTGTGTCTACTTCAAAGTCCATCCAGACCTGCTCTCTTATTCCAATTATCTAAATATAAGTCTATTGCAAAAAACCCACCCCCAACCCTGACAGCCACCACTGTGGCACTCAGCCCGTCCCTCTGCTGCCCCTCCGACCAGCAGAGATGACGGGACTCTTGGCTGGATGcgctttgttaatatttttaacaCTTTGTGGTGGGATGGAGCCAGGAAAACTTGGTTCAGAATCCCACCTCTGATAGTCACAACTTCTCTAGTCTCACTTTTCCCTTGGGGGGGGTCTGCGGTGCCCATTTTATGGGATAGTCAGGGAGCTTACAGGAAATCATATGCAAACTGCTGTCTAAATTCAGTTGTCATGATTAAGGGGCCCTGTAGTTAGGAGTTACAGTGAGATTTTTGACTCGTGGGATCTTCTGCAGGACCCTGCTTTCCAGTTctctttttcttgacattttatgACGGCCTTTCCTTCTGAGCCATAtgttccttttcttattttgttttctacaGGAGGAGATGGACTTGAAGGTTTTGCAGTTTAAGAACAAAAAGTTAGCAGAGCGACTGGAACAACGGCAGGCCTGTGAAGACGAATTAAGGGAGCGCATTGAAAAGCTGGAAAAGCGGCAGGCCACCGATGATGCCACATTGCTGATTGTCAATCGCTATTGGGCCCAGGTATGTCTCAGCTGTCCGTCCGGAAccctttttgcctcttttaagcCACGCAGCTTCATTTTCTTGTTCCTGCTACCTCAAACCCTGTACCAGTTTTCTCTTCCTTGAGATCTTTTTTCAGCTAATACTTCTGAGTTTTCATAATCCCCTTTTGGGGAGGGAGAATTTTGCCATTGAAGCCTCCAGAAAATTCACGTTCTCCAGTTGTTCCCTCACAGCTGGATGAAACTGTAGAAGTCCTCCTCCGACGACATGAGGGACGAGGAGAATTGCTCTCTAGGACAGAGGAACCGGGAACCCAAGATGGCATCGAACCTAATGGAGCCCCTCTGCCTGAACCAGGAACCACAGAGAGAAGAGGTGAGACTGGTCGTAGAGAGCTCAAAAAAGCCTGAGGAAAGTGACGAGCAGAGTGACCATGATCAAGGGAGGAGACtgcacaaattttaaaataacatatgttattaataataaaggGCCCATATGATAGTTCTAATAGAGTTTGATTCACCACACTTTGTTTAGAACCCTGCTTCTTGTCAGTATTGCTCTTAACACCTTTCTGCACGTTTATGCCAAATGCGACAGTCACGTTTGGATCTCTGTTACAGATCTGCCCGTCCTGCAGCTTCGGCCCCCGCTGAGTGAGCCAGCTTTGGCTTTTGTGGCAGCGCTGGGAGCCAGCAGTAGTGAAGAGGTAGAACTTCAGCTCCAGGGTCGCATGGAGTTCTCCAAGGCTGCGGTGTCCAGAGTGGTAGAGGCCTCAGATCGCCTGCATCGGCGAGTAGAAGAACTGTGTCATCGAGTTCAAAGCAGAGGTGACCTCAGGAGCACTCAGCCCTCTTTCTTTATTCAGAACTGGGGCATATCAGTTTTTATTGGGCAGcaagtgtatgtgtatgtctccTTATATCAGACCTATTGCAGATATTTCCCAGTTCTTTTTAGGAACTTTTTGTCATACAGTATGTTTTCTGCTCTTAGCTTTTTCTTCTGGTTGCCACTGCCCTCTCATCAATCCCTAACTTTTCAGGAGAATGTGAGTCTCTCGGGGAAGGAATTAGGACTTTAACCAGGGAGCTTGGCCAGGACAATAGGCGTCTACAGGACTTGACTACACAGCTGCAGGAGAAGCACCACCGAATCTCTCTGGAAGTAAGACTGCTGACTGGGGACACATTGATGAATCATGGGGAGGAGCCAAGAGGACACCCTTCCCACCCCTTGCTCCTTACTTCCATAGTACTCAGAACTCCAAGATAAGGTGACATCAGCAGAGACCAAGGTGTTAGAGATGGAGACTTCAGTAGAGGATCTGCAGTGGGACATTGAGAAATTGCGCAAACGGGAGCAAAAACTCAACAAGCATCTAGCTGAGGCTCTGGAGCAGGTAGGGACTGGGAAAGGATAAAGGGGTGGTCAGTGGGTTGCTTTTTAGACTCTTGAGATTCTGgttctttttattctgttctaGCTCAATTCCGGCTACTATGTGTCAGGGAGCTCAGGGAGTTTCCAGGGGGGCCAAATCACGCTCAGTATGCAGAAGGTGAGCTACTAGTCTGCCGTTACCCATGATTCCTTTAGGGGCACCCTTCCCAGCCCTGGACCTCTTCAAGGTCCCATTTTGATTGTGCTTTTGctcatttatcactatcttttcctttttcttgccaCCCTGGCCCAGTTTGAGATGCTGAATGCTGAGCTGGAAGAGAACCAAGAGTTGGCTAATAGCCGCATGGCCGAGTTAGAAAAGCTTCAAGCCGAGCTTCAGGGTGCTGTGCGCAGCAATGAGCGGCTCAAGGTGAGGGGCGGGCCAGGTaggagagaagagataaaaagaagaggtCACTTCAGAGAGCAGTTTCTTAAAGTGGGAAAGGATTTGGACTAACTGTTGCAGGATTTTATTATTCTGTTCCCCTTTTCCATTCCCCAGGTGGCCCTTCGGAGCCTGCCTGAAGAAGTGGTCAGAGAGACTGGGGAATACCGACTGCTCCAGGCCCAGTTCTCTCTGCTCTACAACGAATCCTTGCAAGTGAAGACCCAGCTGGATGAGGCCCGGGGGCTCCTCCTTGCTACCAAGAACTCCCATCTGAGGCACATTGAGCACATGGAGGTAAGACAGAATGGCTATGACAAGCTCCTCCTCTGTTCCCTAGCCTaagtcatcttttttccttctatccccCAGGAAAGCCCCAGAGCACCATTTACAGTGGAGATGAGGACTCTAGGCCTTTGCTGTACCATAGCATCTGGGGAAGTaggatgaggaaaggaaaaaagcagagTCAGTATTCTGATGCATATCAACCAGTTCCATTCTAAGTAAAGGGAATAAGAACTAGCTGTGAAAAAGAGTGAATTTGtatagttgttaaatatttgtaATTAGACATCAGTGTTTTTCTCTGACATGCTGCCTAAAATTCAGTGTGTTTTTCTTAAATGTAGAGACTTAACTCTTTCCTCAGAAAGGTGGATAGGTGGAGAGAGGAAGATGAAGtagggtggtggtggtggtggtggtggtggtggtgttgctttttttttttttttttttcttttttttgatttatCATTTACTGGTGGAAAGGTAGAATGTTTAACCAAAAATTCTCCTTTTCTATctggaaagaaattaaattgcaCTCTGCCTAAACTTTATAGCAGAGCAGGGAatttggtggtggttgttgttgggctttttttttttttttttttggattgaggcaattggggttaagtgacttacttgtctagattcacacaactagaaagtattaaatgtctaaagctggacttgaactctggtcttcctgacttttatctattttaccatctaactgccccagtTGAACTTCCTTTTGAAGGGAATAGGGTCATGCATGGTATCTTTACAGCTTAACCTAAAGGTAGGACAGCATATATTGTAAAGAGCAATGGATTCACAGTTAGGAAACCTGGTTTCCCAGCATTGGGTTGGGAAATTCTGTAAAGGAGATGGGTTTTTTTTGGCCTCTACCTCCTAATTTCTGTGTTTTTGATCATGGACAGAGTGATGAACTGAGTCTGCAAAAGAAACTTCGAACTGAAGTGATTCAACTAGAAGACACATTAGCCCAGGTGCGAAAAGAATATGAGATGCTTCGGATCGAATTTGAGCAGAATCTAGCAGCCAATGAGCAGGCAGGTAAGGAATGCTGGAAATCTAGAGGATCCATGGTATCAGCAGAGGTTCACCTAGGTTTTGAGACAGCATATATTATAAAGACTCAAAGTCAAGAAGTCTGCTTTTTCTAGCTCCAGCTTTGAGGCTATCTGTGACATCCTGTGAATCATTTCACTAGCTGAAAAGGCGACAAAAGTAAGGTTTTCGCTTCCCTTCAGAGGTTTTTGAGAATCAGCTAATACAGATCTGTACAAAAGTAGTTTAAGATCTATCAGAGTATATCCATATGTCTGGTAGTAGTTTCTGAGCTTTCTGGACTTATGTGACTTCTTCCTATTTGCCACTTTGAGGGGAAATGAAAGTTTGAGTATGCAAGCCAAGTGAGCTTCTGCTATCACCTTTAAGTTCCCTCCCTCAAACTTTTCCTCATAGGGCCCATTAACCGGGAGATGCGTCACCTCATCAGCAGCCTGCAAAACCACAACCACCAGCTGAAGGGTGATGCACAGCGGTATAAGAGGAAGCTGAGAGAGGTGCAGGCGGAGATTGGCAAGGTAAGGGACATGGTTGAGGTTGTATCAGTAGGGAGAAGTGCCACTAAACTAATTTTGTGCTCCCCAGACAAGTCACTGATTTACCTTTCTGAGATTTTTTCATGACCTTAAAATTGAGATAATGTTTTCACTACTCACAGAGTGgatgtgaggaaagtgctttgtaattataAAACTGTTGTAGGAATGTGATTTGTTATGGAGGTGTGGgttgcatagtgcctggcactaaAGAGGCACTGAATATTTATTTATCGTATTTGATGGGGCCAACAAAGTATTAGATTAGAAGTAGATGGACTGGAATATGTGATggatggagagggaagaggggactGGCAAGTCTTAGATGAAACAACCTTTAATGAGAGCTCAGCACTCTGAAGACCCTATATCCCTGACACCTCTCTCTTTTCTGGGTTCTCATAGCTCCGGGCACAGACTATCGGCTCAGGCCCTTCAGCCCCATCCCAGACTGCCTCTGATGATCAGGGATCAGGAGTAGGGGGAACACTGGCCCCGGTGAAAGAAGAGGAGAGTTCTGGGTCGGGGCCAACTGTTCTCCAGGAGGCCAAAAAAGAGTCGTCGTCAGCCCCAGTGACTCCCACAGCTTCTACAGCTAGTGTGGTGAAGAAAGAAGAGCCCTCTTTTGAAGAGGAGATACCTCTTACTCAGGCCCAAACTCCACACCCTGCACCCCAAACCCCTGCTTCCAGGAGCCGGGAGACTGAGCCTCGAGGAAAACGAGAGCCCCGGGACCGGGAAGGGCCAGCATCTGGGACCCCaacatcctcttcctcctcctcttcctcaagGGGAGATCGAGACAAGGCCAAGGCTGAGGAGAGTAAGAGGAAGGAGTCTGAATTACTCAAGGGACTTCGAGGGGAGCTTAAGTGAGAACCACCTCTACTCTTTACCCTCTTCTCCCAAGCCCTGTCTTCCCTACCACTTCCTTCTGCATTTGTTCTGTCATCTTTATCATCTCTAAGGTAAATAAATGTGCAATAATTGGAGGATTGTAATGCTCAGAGTTAGCCCTGGTTTGTTCTGATTCTAGTTCTGATTCCATCATTCATTGCACAGCTTTGATTAAGTCACCTGTCCATTCTAGGCCACATTTTCAGTTGGAGTAGATGGTCAGATTTTCTGGCTCTCAAGGTCATAGATATTCCATTCTGCTTCAGTCCCTGCTTGACAGGTATTAATACCTTGATTGCTTCTTCCTTAggacctcttccttcctctttttgctCTTTCTGCTAATCTCCCTCACACTCtggtctcttcctcttccctgcACTCCTTCCCCCTATCT
This sequence is a window from Sminthopsis crassicaudata isolate SCR6 chromosome 1, ASM4859323v1, whole genome shotgun sequence. Protein-coding genes within it:
- the RNF40 gene encoding E3 ubiquitin-protein ligase BRE1B produces the protein MSGAGNKRAAGDGGSGPSEKKPNREEKTTTTLIEPIRLGGISSTEEMDLKVLQFKNKKLAERLEQRQACEDELRERIEKLEKRQATDDATLLIVNRYWAQLDETVEVLLRRHEGRGELLSRTEEPGTQDGIEPNGAPLPEPGTTERRDLPVLQLRPPLSEPALAFVAALGASSSEEVELQLQGRMEFSKAAVSRVVEASDRLHRRVEELCHRVQSRGECESLGEGIRTLTRELGQDNRRLQDLTTQLQEKHHRISLEYSELQDKVTSAETKVLEMETSVEDLQWDIEKLRKREQKLNKHLAEALEQLNSGYYVSGSSGSFQGGQITLSMQKFEMLNAELEENQELANSRMAELEKLQAELQGAVRSNERLKVALRSLPEEVVRETGEYRLLQAQFSLLYNESLQVKTQLDEARGLLLATKNSHLRHIEHMESDELSLQKKLRTEVIQLEDTLAQVRKEYEMLRIEFEQNLAANEQAGPINREMRHLISSLQNHNHQLKGDAQRYKRKLREVQAEIGKLRAQTIGSGPSAPSQTASDDQGSGVGGTLAPVKEEESSGSGPTVLQEAKKESSSAPVTPTASTASVVKKEEPSFEEEIPLTQAQTPHPAPQTPASRSRETEPRGKREPRDREGPASGTPTSSSSSSSSRGDRDKAKAEESKRKESELLKGLRGELKKAQESQKEMKLLLDMYKSAPKEQRDKVQLMAAERKAKAEVDELRGRIRDLEEKERKESKKLADEDALRRIRLAEEQIEHLQRKLGATKQEEEALLSEMDVTGQAFEDMQEQNGRLIQQLREKDDANFKLMSERIKSNQIHKLLREEKDELGEQVLGLKSQVDAQLLVVQKLEEKERVLQGSLGSVEKELTLRSQALELNKRKAVEAAQLAEDLKVQLEHVQSRLREIQPCLAESRAAREKESFNLKRAQEDISRLRRKLEKQKKVEVYADADEILQEEIKEYKARLTCPCCNTRKKDAVLTKCFHVFCFECVRGRYEARQRKCPKCNAAFGAHDFHRVYIS